The Microcebus murinus isolate Inina chromosome 9, M.murinus_Inina_mat1.0, whole genome shotgun sequence nucleotide sequence GGACCGGCAGGAGCCCCATGTCCtgaccccagggcccagccccctGACCCTCACGTTCCTGCCCGACAAGCCGGGCACCCGGCCCCAGCCCGAGGGGGCCAGCTGGGATGCAGGGCCCCACGGGTCCCCCTCAGCCTGGGCGGACCCGGCTGAGGGTGGCCCGAGCCCAGCACTCCTCCCCGAGGGCCTGGCCCCCCAGGCTCTGCCCGCCGAGGCTCCTCTCCCAGCCGCCCTGGAGCCCCGGATCGTGATGGGTGAGGAGACGTGCCAGGCCCTCCTGTCACCCAGGGCCGCCCAGCCAGCGCTCAGGGACTGGGAGGGCGGTGGGCGAGCAAGCCTGAACCCGCCCCCCGAGTCTTGTTCTCAGGATGATCCTTCCgtgccttcccctccctctgaCCCTGATTCCTACTTCacgcccccctccacccccaccaagACCACCTATGCCCTGCTCCCTGGCCGAGGGCCCCACAGGGACACCTGGGACTCGGAGGTGGAGCTGCTGGAAGAGCTGCGGGACTCACCCCCAGCCTCGCCCTCGGGCTCCTACATCACAGCCGATGGGGACAGCTGGGCCTCCTCGCCCTCCTGTTCCCTCAGCCTGCTGGCTGCCCCTGAAGGGCTGGACTTCCCCTCGGGCTGGGGCGTCTCCCCCGCGGGGTCTGTGATGGACGAACGGGAGCTGCACCCTGCCGGGCCCCTGGGGCCCCCGTCCTCCGAGTCCAGCCTCTCAGCAGACAGCGACTCCTCCTGGGGCCAGGAGGGCCACTTCTTCGACCTAGACTTCCTGGCCAATGACCCAATGATCCCTGCAGCCCTCCTGCCCTTCCAGGGCAGCCTCATCTTCCAGGTGGAGGCGGTGGAGGTGACGCCACTGcctgcagaggaggaggaagaggaggaggaggaggtctcGGCTCCCGACCCAGCCGGGGACCTGGTCggggagggtgaggaggacaCAACGTCCGCCTCCTTCCTGCAGTCCCTGTCTGACCTGTCCATCACGGAGGGCATGGACGAAGCCTTTGCCTTTCGAGATGACACCTCCGGGGCCTGCTCTGATTCGGACTCGACCTCCTACGCAGGCGCGGACGACGAGAGGCTGTACAGCGGGGAGCCGCACGCCCAGCCCTCCGCCCTGCTCCCGGACAGCCTgcagaaggcagaggaggaggacgGAGCAGGGGCCGAGGGGCCGGAGGCTCAGGAGGGGGCCacactctggggcccagaggccACTCCTCAGGTCTCAGGGGGAGAGGCCCACCCTACCCAAAGCCAGGAGTCCTTTTCGGAAATATCAGAAGAGGGCCCCGTCGTGGGCCAGGAGTCTGCTGCCACTGTGACCCCTCACTCTCTGCAGGCAGCCCCAGGCCTCCAGATGGAGGCAGCTACCTGGGTGAGCCCACAGGCTGGGGAAGAAGAAGCAGACTCCACCGCTGGGCAGGCACCCACTGCCGTGGCAACGCCTCAGCTGTCCCGGGAGGGCGGAAGCGCTGCCTTACAGCAGGGCCCTGTCACTGCAGAAACGCCCCCAACTCCGCAGGAAGAAGCAAGCCTCACATTGTGCCCAGACCCTCCTCAGAACTTGAAGGGAGAAGGGCCAGGCCTCTCCTCAGGCCCACAGCCTATGATCGCAGCCATGCCCATGCCCCCGCAGGCTGAAGAGAGTCTTCCCTTCTCCCGGGACTGTGCTACAGCagcacctctgcccctgccagaTGCAGGCCCCCCCTTAGGCCAGGAGCCTGTAGCTGCGGTCACCCCTCAGGCCCTGCAGGCAGCAGCAGGCTGTGCCCCAGACACAGAGCCCATGGCCTCCATGGCCCAGGAAGAAGTAGGTGTGACGCTAGGACTGAGGCCAGCACCTGACGAGAAGGATGCAGCCCTCCCTAGGGGTGTGGAGCCTCCAGCCTTGGACCAGTTCCAACAGGATGACCCAGAGCCAGGTGCAGGCGCAGAGGCCCCCGGGGCCTCACATGGAGACGCATGTCCCACCTTGGGCACGGAGGCCCCTGATGCTCCCGAGCCTGCCTCTGGTGCTGGGGAGGAATTAGCCGAAGGCCTTTCTGAGCCCGAGTGGGAGGCGTGTCTGGAAGCCCAAGTGCAGACAGGTGATGGAGCTGAGGCCCACTCAGCTCCCAAGGAGGCCCTGGTGGCTGAGAACCAGAGGGAAGGAGGCCCTAAGCCACCGGCACAGGGACATGGACCTGGGGCAGCACCCCAAGGTTCAGGAGAAGCTCCCGAGGCACGTCCTGCTGCCTGCCCTGAGGCCGACCAGGCACCGCCCCTGAGCCCagccagggagggaaggggcccaGAATGCACTCCTGGACCCAGGCTTCCCACAGCTGTGGCCACAGAGGCCGGTCTGGGCTCCTGCCCAGAGTCTTCAGCAGGGTCTGCCTCTGGGCTGGAGAGAGGCTGTCCTGAGGAGCCTGGTGGTGCCCCCCTGTCCGAACCACCCTCCCGGCAGCTGGAGCCTGCGCTGGGCCTGGGCAGCGGTGAGCAGCCCCAGGCAGCACCCAGGGCCGCCAGCCCCTCCCCGCCACAGCCCTCAGAAAGCCCTGCCAGGGGCCTGCCCAGTGCACCCCAGGACAGGCTCGCAGGCCCTGACTCCTCCACTCCTGGCGTCCTTGCCAGggcatccccacccccactggagccccctgccccctgcctgtgCCAGAGCCCCCAAGAAGACTCTGTGGAGGACGAGGAGCCCCCAGGTTCTCCAGGCCTCCCACCGCCCCAGGCAGGAGCCCGGCCAGTGGCTGCTGCTGTCTCAGGAACCTCACAGCCTCCAGGGACTGGGCAGCGGGTCAGCCCCGCGTCCCACTCTCCCCTCCTCAGTCCCAGGGCAGCCCCCACAAAAGCCAAAGACCTGGCCTTGCGGATCTCGCCCCCCTGCCAAGTGCCTCCATGCTCTGGGCCTCAGGAGCTCCCCACCTCTGAGCAGCAAGAGGACGAGGACAGCCTGGAGGAAGGTGAGGAGGAGCATGGGGCGGGGCCCCCAGGGCTGACAGACCTCTGGGGGGCCCAGATACCACGCTCCATCACGGAGAGCCGGCACTGCTTTCTCTGGCCCTGACATGGCAGCAGGGCAGAGTTGCCAGGCCTGCCCCCAGGAGGGAGAGGCCATCCTCacacctctcccttccccagacTCACCTCAGGCCCCAGGCTCGGGCCAGCACTCGGACAGCCACGGGGACTCATCAGCCGAGCTGGATGAGCAGGACATCTCGGCGCCTCAGACCACgcagtgcccagcccaggtgcccTGTCCAGGGGAGGGGTGGGCCTCTGGGAGGGCTCCGCACCCACCCATGGGTGCTCACCGCTCACATTTCCCCAGGCCCCGACAGACAGCAGCGAGGAGACCATCGCCAAAGCCAAGCAGAGTCGCAGTGAGAAGAAGGCCCGAAAGGTGGGCTGGGGGCATTCTGCTGGGACCCCAGGACTGGGACCGTCTGCATAGGGGAACGTCCCTACCAAGACCCCTCACACTCCATGGCTAATGAAATCCCACCCATCAGGAGGCTGCCAGTAACCCACACACCTGCCCTCACACCGCTGAGGCTGGACGTGCAGACAGCCTCACAGACGGAGGCCAGCCCCCTTTTGCACACAGGGAAGGACTGACCACCCAGGGTCACTGGGAGGTTTCGGGTAGAGCCTTCCTCCCCCGACTCGGGCTGACGCCAGCTCAGAGCCCAACTCTGCCCTCTGTTCCCAGGCAATGTCAAAGCTGGGCTTGCGGCAGATTCAAGGAGTCACCAGGATCACCATCCAGAAGTCCAAGAACATCCTCTTTGTCATCGCCAAGCCTGACGTCTTCAAGAGCCCGGCCTCGGACACTTATGTGGTCTTCGGTGAGGCCAAGGTCTGTTCTGGCCATAGCTATGGCAGAATGGGGAGGCCGGGGGACAGGGAGTGTGTGGCTCTGCTGACACAGCTGTTTCCTGTGCTGCAGATTGAGGACTTGTCCCAGCAAGTGCACAAAGCTGcggctgagaagttcaaggtgCCCTCAGAGCCCTCGGGTCTGGTCCCTGAGTCAGCACCCAGGCCCCGGGTGAGGCCAGAgtgtgaggaggaagaagaggaggaggaggaggaggaggaggtaaggTCCAGGGGCTCCAGGACCCTGCACGGGGAGGGGTCTGCCTGGCGAGGGGGCCCTGCCTCCAGGGAAGGGCGCTGGCCCAGGGGCCTCAGGCAGCTCCAGCCACTTCCCCGCTCCCCGCACCCCAGGTGGACGAGGCAGGGCTGGAGCTGCGTGACATTGAGCTGGTGATGGCCCAAGCCAACGTGTCCAGGGCCAAGGCTGTGCGGGCCCTGAGAGACAACCACAGTGACATCGTCAATGCCATCATGGTGAGCAAGCACCAGCTCCTTCCCTGGCTCCTGAGGGCCTCGGAGAGAAACTGCTGTTGGCTctgctgggggtggtggcacTTCCCCCAACATGACCCTCTCTTTCTGCGTTTTTCGGCAGGAACTGACCATGTAGCTGCTGACCTGAAGCTGGGTCCATCCTGCCCCTTCCCTCAGCTCTGCTGCTCAATAAACTGGTGTCCCCTCATCACTCTCTGATGTCCCCTTACTGAACTGTTGTCCCCTCATTGTCCTCTGGAGTCCCTCATCACCCCCTGGTGCCCCTTCATCACTCCCTGGCACCCCCTTGCCCTCTGGCGTCCCCTCGGCCCAGCTCTGCTGCGTGCCCTCTACCCTTTCTGCTGGCAAAGACCAGTGACCCACAGTGTGGGGCCACGTCCAGTGACTGTCCACGTAGAAGGCCCACAAGCGGCCGAGTTCAGTATGTGCAGAGGCTGGGCTGGCACTGTGACCGTTTTGGCACAGGGTGGGCTCTGGTAGGGGCAAGGGGACTTTCTGGTTTGTCCTCAGTCTCTGCTGGTGCTTCCAGGAGGCCCATTTGCATGTAAACCTAGAGACAACCCCAACAACAAAGCCTTTCTGCCTTCCCCGGCCCAGGCACACAAGCGAGCAGCTCTATGACAGCCTAGGACAGAGGGAATTCTCCCTACTAAGCACTGTCCTGGCCACCTTCCTGTCCTAAAGCTGAGATACCACACAGACCCAACCACCTTGCTCTGGAAGGTGCCTGAGGGACACTCTGGACCCTCTGGCTTGGCCTGTACACAGCTGGGGCATCCATCAGCCCCAggggctctgcctcctccctccccagggaagCCCCAGGGCCTGGTGTGCAGCCCTCTGCCCAACAGGACACGGCCCCAGCCTGCACAGGAGGCGCATTCGACCGTCCAGTCTCCTCAGCCTGGGGGCTTCCAGGATGTGCCCGTGGGGGTCTCAGCAGGGGTCTGGCCACTTTCTAGTGGAAGGAGAGGCCCAGGACAACCTACCCCAGATtacctcccccctcctctccatGTGTCCCCAGGAAGGTTTGCAGGCAAGAATGAAGCCAACAGGGCTGGGGGGAAGGGCTCAGGGACAGGAcgagggcggggggaggggcagcagaggagcagGCCGGACTGTCCGAGAGTCGGACCCTGGGCCCCAAGATGAAGAGATCTCACAGATGGTACTCCACTCGGCAGGAGCATCAGTGCCAGGGGGTGGCCCTTAGGCACAGCCAGGGTCCTTAGAGGATTCAGTGCATGGGATGTAATGATCAAGGAGTCCCTGCCACCCATGAGAGGCCCAGAACACTTGCTCTTGTCCTATGTCCATAAAGCCAAAGCCCAAATTGAGTCATTTCTGTGGCACGAGAGCCCACTGCGTCTTCTGCCCCAGCCCCCTGcgaccactgtgcccagcccaggcactgCAGGACAGATGTGGCTCCAGGGGCAGAGGCCAGAATGGACACCCATCCTGGCACCCATGGCTTTTGCCCAAATAGATCAGAAACATGCTTGGCAACCAGAGATTAAATTATTCACATTGCAGTAAACTTCTTTTTAAGGTCTCTGAGAGTTACAATAGGAACATCATGTGCAAAACTGACAGCTGTCCAAggccctggctgacaggagtggCTCTCCCTGCCAGCTCAGCCTGGCCCTCCCCAAACAGGTACGTGGTGGGGGCTTGGCAGAGCCCAGGTGGATGAGGCCCAGAGCTTTCCACCCAGCACTGGGGTGTGTGTCCCTAGGCAACTCCTGGCTCCTTCACAGTGGAGGACCTGGGCCACCAGGGCCACCTGTGCCTGgagctcctccccagcctccagcaaGCGGGAAGGGCTGACACGCAGGTCTGGTCACCTTCTCCCAGGAAGGCCTGAGAGAACTGTGCAGAAAGTGGGGGTGCTCCCCTGCCTGCCACCTGTCACGCTGAGTCCTGGTCCATGCTGCAGCCCAGCGCCTCAATGTCACTGCTGATGTCCGAGATCATGCGGTCCCACTCGTCCCCCTCAGAGGGTGCCGACCGGTCGTCGGAGCTGCCTGCAGCCCTGTTCCCATTGGTGGTGGAGCTAGACGTGGTGCTCAGCATCCCCCGGTGCCTGCCGAAGCTGTCGGTGATGATGCCACGGCCGTCCTTCACACCGATGGTCTCCAGGAAGTTCTCGAAGTGTTGACTGTCCTTCTCAGGGATGAAGGGCCGCAGACCTGCAGACGCGACACACGTAGCACAGCACCTCCAGGTGGGCTTGGCCTGCTCGGCTCTGCTCCCAGGGTTCAGAGCCCTGGACAGGGCTGCAGTTGCCCCTGGGTGCACAGCCTGGGAGACCTGACACCACGCTTACCATGTCTAGCTACTGCGGTTGACAGCATGTGCCCTGGCCAGACGGTCGGGCTAAGTCCCCAACTCCCACAGGCACTGCAGGCCCTGGCCAGCTTGCTGCTTCCGGCACACCTGGCCTTCCTGGCCTCGGGGCACCAGCACAGGCATCCATGACCTCCTCTCATTCTCTGTCAGTCCTCACAAAGCTCCCATTTTACAAGTAAGAAAGCTGAGGCTCACagcagtccttttttttttttttttgagagagtctcactttgttgtccaggctagagtgagtgccgtggcgtcagcctagctcacagcaacctcaaactcctgggctcgagcgatcctactgcctcggcctcccgagtagctgggactacaggcatgcgccaccatgcccggctaattttttatatacatatcagttggccaattaatttctttctatttatagtagagacggggtctcgctcttgctcaggctggttttgaactcctgaccttgagcaatccgcccgcctcggcctcccagagagctaggattacaggcgtgagccaccgcgcccggccaagaaagcTGAGGCTCACAGCAGTCCTTGAAGCTGCCTCCCAGCACCCAGCAATGAGGGTGCAGTCTCTCAGAGGAAGGCTTCATACCCAAACTCACCTTTTCCCTGCCACAGCCCAGCACAGGGTGACCACCCTTACTTAGAAGGCCATCTTCCTATGCGGGTGTCTCTCAGAACGTCTACCCCTGCTGCAGGTGGGCAGGCAGAGCCTAGCCCGGGAGGAGACACAGGTGCTAGCATGGAAGGGGTGGGTGCCACTTGGACAGGGCCGTACAGCTAGCCTGCCCCAGCCCgcagccctcccccctcccgtGAGCTCCCCGGGCCGGGATGAGGGCAACACACCCACCTTCCTTGGTGTGTTAAGGACACAGGCTCAGGACTCAGGCGCCCTCAGCTAGCTACCACCAGCTCGCGTGTTCTGAGAGTCAGCAGAAGGGCAAACCGCAGCTGAGTCCCGGCTGTCTGAGGCGGGCCAGACCACCCAGCCTGCCAGTGGCTCTGATCTAACATGGTGAGCTCTCTGGGGCTCTTGGCAAAGGTTATTCCTTCCACGTGCTGGGCAAAGAGGCATCTTTGCCTCTGCCCATCACACTGCTACACAGTCCCCAA carries:
- the NACAD gene encoding NAC-alpha domain-containing protein 1; this translates as MPGEAARAELLLPEAGGPGPRTDLSCDAAAATIPRGDRQEPHVLTPGPSPLTLTFLPDKPGTRPQPEGASWDAGPHGSPSAWADPAEGGPSPALLPEGLAPQALPAEAPLPAALEPRIVMGEETCQALLSPRAAQPALRDWEGGGRASLNPPPESCSQDDPSVPSPPSDPDSYFTPPSTPTKTTYALLPGRGPHRDTWDSEVELLEELRDSPPASPSGSYITADGDSWASSPSCSLSLLAAPEGLDFPSGWGVSPAGSVMDERELHPAGPLGPPSSESSLSADSDSSWGQEGHFFDLDFLANDPMIPAALLPFQGSLIFQVEAVEVTPLPAEEEEEEEEEVSAPDPAGDLVGEGEEDTTSASFLQSLSDLSITEGMDEAFAFRDDTSGACSDSDSTSYAGADDERLYSGEPHAQPSALLPDSLQKAEEEDGAGAEGPEAQEGATLWGPEATPQVSGGEAHPTQSQESFSEISEEGPVVGQESAATVTPHSLQAAPGLQMEAATWVSPQAGEEEADSTAGQAPTAVATPQLSREGGSAALQQGPVTAETPPTPQEEASLTLCPDPPQNLKGEGPGLSSGPQPMIAAMPMPPQAEESLPFSRDCATAAPLPLPDAGPPLGQEPVAAVTPQALQAAAGCAPDTEPMASMAQEEVGVTLGLRPAPDEKDAALPRGVEPPALDQFQQDDPEPGAGAEAPGASHGDACPTLGTEAPDAPEPASGAGEELAEGLSEPEWEACLEAQVQTGDGAEAHSAPKEALVAENQREGGPKPPAQGHGPGAAPQGSGEAPEARPAACPEADQAPPLSPAREGRGPECTPGPRLPTAVATEAGLGSCPESSAGSASGLERGCPEEPGGAPLSEPPSRQLEPALGLGSGEQPQAAPRAASPSPPQPSESPARGLPSAPQDRLAGPDSSTPGVLARASPPPLEPPAPCLCQSPQEDSVEDEEPPGSPGLPPPQAGARPVAAAVSGTSQPPGTGQRVSPASHSPLLSPRAAPTKAKDLALRISPPCQVPPCSGPQELPTSEQQEDEDSLEEDSPQAPGSGQHSDSHGDSSAELDEQDISAPQTTQCPAQAPTDSSEETIAKAKQSRSEKKARKAMSKLGLRQIQGVTRITIQKSKNILFVIAKPDVFKSPASDTYVVFGEAKIEDLSQQVHKAAAEKFKVPSEPSGLVPESAPRPRVRPECEEEEEEEEEEEEVDEAGLELRDIELVMAQANVSRAKAVRALRDNHSDIVNAIMELTM